Proteins from a single region of Corylus avellana chromosome ca11, CavTom2PMs-1.0:
- the LOC132165754 gene encoding 26S proteasome regulatory subunit 8 homolog A translates to MATVEVERKQAEAAAVAEETCSAKASKQGEGLRQYYLQHIHELQLQVRQKTHNLNRLEAQRNELNSRVRMLREELQLLQEPGSYVGEVVKVMGKNKVLVKVHPEGKYVVDIDKNIDITKITPSTRVALRNDSYVLHLILPSKVDPLVNLMKVEKVPDSTYDMIGGLDQQIKEIKEVIELPIKHPELFESLGIAQPKGVLLYGPPGTGKTLLARAVAHHTDCTFIRVSGSELVQKYIGEGSRMVRELFVMAREHAPSIIFMDEIDSIGSARMESGSGNGDSEVQRTMLELLNQLDGFEASNKIKVLMATNRIDILDQALLRPGRIDRKIEFPNPNEESRFDILKIHSRRMNLMRGIDLKKIAEKMNGASGAELKAVCTEAGMFALRERRVHVTQEDFEMAVAKVMKKETEKNMSLRKLWK, encoded by the exons ATGGCGACGGTAGAAGTGGAAAGAAAGCAGGCAGAGGCGGCGGCGGTGGCGGAGGAGACGTGCTCGGCCAAGGCGTCCAAGCAAGGAGAGGGGCTGAGGCAGTACTACCTACAACACATCCATGAGCTCCAGCTCCAGGTCCGCCAGAAGACCCACAATCTCAACCGCCTCGAGGCCCAGCGTAACGAGCTCAATTCTAGAG TGAGGATGCTTAGGGAAGAACTACAGCTGCTCCAGGAACCTGGATCATATGTTGGTGAAGTTGTCAAAGTAATGGGGAAGAATAAGGTTTTAGTCAAA gTTCATCCTGAAGGGAAATATGTTGTGgacattgataaaaatattgatATCACAAAGATCACTCCATCAACAAGAGTTGCTCTCCGTAATGACAGCTATGTTCTTCATTTAATCTTGCCGAGCAAAGTTGATCCTTTGGTCAACCTGATGAAAGTTGAAAAAGTTCCTGATTCTACATATGATATGATTGGTGGTCTTGACCAGCAAATTAAAGAGATAAAGGAG GTGATTGAGCTTCCAATCAAACATCCTGAATTATTTGAGAGTCTTGGAATAGCTCAACCTAAG GGTGTTCTGCTATATGGGCCACCTGGTACAGGGAAAACACTGTTGGCTAGGGCAGTGGCTCATCATACCGATTGTACTTTCATCAGGGTTTCTGGTTCTGAATTAGTTCAGAAGTACATTGGAGAAGGTTCCAGAATGGTTAGAGAACTTTTTGTCATGGCCAG GGAGCATGCTCCATCCATCATATTTATGGATGAAATAGACAGTATTGGATCTGCTCGGATGGAATCTGGTAGTGGCAATGGTGACAGTGAAGTTCAGCGGACTATGCTGGAGCTTCTTAACCAGCTGGATGGATTTGAAGCATCAAACAAGATCAAG GTTTTGATGGCCACCAATCGAATTGATATTCTGGATCAAGCTCTTCTTAGGCCAGGGCGAATTGACAGGAAGATTGAATTTCCTAATCCTAATGAGGAG TCTcgttttgatattttaaaaatacattcaAGAAGAATGAATTTAATGCGCGGGattgatttgaagaaaatagCAGAGAAGATGAATGGTGCATCTGGTGCAGAGCTCAAG GCTGTGTGCACAGAAGCTGGCATGTTTGCTCTGAGGGAGAGGAGGGTCCATGTAACACAGGAAGATTTTGAGATGGCAGTGGCGAAGGTAATGAAGAAGGAGACCGAGAAAAACATGTCGTTGCGGAAGCTGTGGAAGTAG